The following coding sequences lie in one Panicum virgatum strain AP13 chromosome 6N, P.virgatum_v5, whole genome shotgun sequence genomic window:
- the LOC120679865 gene encoding F-box protein At4g00755-like → MVVDEEGHAAATGVDFVERLGPDASAIVFAALRDPADLARAAAVSRSWRTLVMAVHLSKIQCLRLFPEVSCFTRIEQSATSASSSNNGVNEEDAGSTATATAWENHKREQWVYMRLVHALLSDRTWKGCIAACIGASSTDNFPEEGIQNTLVPGDHMNDMESYWSSGGQEDPGVPEFLVYKLCSDLCLIDEIRIQPFRAYQQPGHPIYSARYVRVSFGCPKLPLRLEDLVSEENEGQLTADDNYIWMYTSSEFPMLQKNVLQSFKLPRPVLCIGGVVKVEFRGRIQKQVYDDLYYICVAHVQVLGTPLLPQELGAAPSEDGIVLKYFPEHEPPQDSGCSRPKWHDIEARIWRALKATGQVIGFNQELLSRLLGPSV, encoded by the exons ATGGTGGTGGACGAGGAGGgacacgccgccgccacgggcgtggatttcgtggagcggCTGGGGCCGGACGCCTCCGCCATCGTCTTCGCGGCGCTCCGCGACCCCGCCgacctcgcccgcgccgccgccgtctcccgcTCGTGGCGCACTCTCG TCATGGCAGTTCACTTGAGCAAGATCCAGTGCCTGCGACTGTTTCCCGAGGTCTCCTGCTTCACCCGTATTGAACAATCAGCCACATCTGCCAGTAGCAGCAACAATGGCGTAAACGAAGAAGATGCTGGATCGactgctactgctactgcttGGGAGAACCACAAGAGAGAGCAATGGGTGTACATGCGTCTCGTACATGCTCTTCTGTCCGATCGCACTTGGAAGGGCTGCATTGCCGCCTGCATTGGCGCATCCAGCACCGACAATTTCCCAGAAGAGGGCATCCAGAATACCCTTGTGCCGGGGGATCACATGAACGATATGGAATCTTACTGGTCCAGCGGTGGCCAAGAGGACCCTGGGGTCCCGGAGTTTCTTGTGTACAAGCTTTGCTCAGATCTTTGCCTCATCGATGAAATCAGGATACAGCCATTCAGAG CGTATCAACAGCCTGGCCACCCGATATATTCAGCACGGTATGTTCGTGTCAGTTTTGGCTGTCCAAAGTTGCCTCTACGACTTGAGGATCTTGTATCTGAAGAGAATGAAGGGCAGTTGACTGCTGACGACAACTATATTTGGATGTATACATCCTCTGAATTCCCAATGTTACAG AAGAATGTTTTGCAATCTTTCAAGCTTCCACGCCCAGTTTTATGCATTGGTGGAGTGGTGAAGGTTGAGTTTCGTGGTAGGATTCAGAAACAGGTGTATGATGATCTGTACTACATATG TGTAGCCCATGTCCAAGTGTTGGGAACTCCGCTGCTGCCCCAAGAATTGGGGGCAGCTCCTTCCGAGGATGGTATAGTCCTCAAGTACTTTCCAGAGCATGAACCACCACAAGACAGCGGTTGCAGCCGACCCAAATGGCATGACATTGAAGCGAGAATATGGAGGGCACTTAAAGCTACTGGTCAAGTAATTGGATTCAACCAAGAGCTGCTGAGCAGGCTGCTAGGACCTTCCGTGTAA
- the LOC120677950 gene encoding uncharacterized protein LOC120677950 translates to MVSKKLQSKIVCMDATLKQIEGVISYFQKYRVEGFGSSIEVAKAIAADMDIEPKFPTKRQSKRKKQFDETSDEEIQLSAMESFRVNYFIVIVDTAIASLTSRFEQLKTFEKVFGFLFNSDNLKSLDNNDLRKHCTTFAEVFSHDNSSDVDLDDFFSEIKVQQVTLLDGFMSAPEILQFVTTVDCYPNVSIAYRILVTVSVTVASAERSFSKLKLLRNCLRTTMLQERLNDLAMCSIEKDILDNLDLDTIINDFASRNTRRIFFVKN, encoded by the coding sequence ATGGTGAGCAAAAAGTTGCAATCTAAGATTGTGTGCATGGATGCTACTCTCAAACAAATTGAAGGGGTTATctcatattttcaaaaatatagagTCGAAGGCTTCGGCTCTAGTATTGAGGTTGCAAAAGCCATTGCTGCTGATATGGATATAGAGCCGAAATTTCCTACAAAGCGCCAAAGTAAAAGGAAGAAGCAATTTGATGAAACAAGTGATGAAGAAATACAGCTATCAGCTATGGAATCATTTAGAGTCAATTACTTTATTGTCATCGTTGACACGGCAATTGCTTCATTGACTAGTCGATTTGAGCAGCTGAAAACATTTGAAAAGGTGTTTGGTTTTCTATTCAACTCAGATAATTTGAAGTCCTTGGATAATAACGATCTACGTAAGCATTGCACTACTTTTGCAGAAGTTTTTTCTCATGATAATTCATCTGATGTTGATCTAGATGACTTTTTCTCTGAAATTAAAGTACAGCAAGTAACTCTGCTAGATGGTTTTATGTCAGCCCCAGAGATTCTTCAATTTGTTACAACTGTAGATTGCTATCCAAATGTCTCTATTGCATATCGGATCCTCGTAACTGTGTCGGTGACTGTAGCATCAGCTGAAAGAAGCTTCTCAAAactgaaactactgagaaattGTTTGAGAACAACTATGTTACAAGAAAGATTGAATGACTTAGCTATGTGCAGCATTGAGAAAGATATCTTGGACAACCTTGATCTAGATACGATTATTAATGATTTTGCATCAAGAAATACCCGAAGGATCTTTTTTGTCAAGAACTGA